In Paenibacillus kyungheensis, the following are encoded in one genomic region:
- a CDS encoding DUF6707 family protein: protein MQLKEVFTRIEKKAELHSYIEQIPAKYKKTQKAYLAALVKLSYLLYITQSDQKPQIKELLEELSQIPFEENYDYWTWVEHALVLQARIAREKEQQGLYDQSMQLIEDAINTGEETVVKVKHNVQARFVKGETLSTQTIDAAIKKNDTSMECEQRILYVMKLFKIKELGAQPPYTDEKVEQESTEYMKRINEIVEQVGIEKVEPFK, encoded by the coding sequence ATGCAATTAAAAGAAGTATTTACTCGTATCGAAAAGAAAGCAGAACTACATTCATACATAGAACAGATTCCAGCCAAATATAAAAAGACCCAAAAAGCGTATCTGGCGGCATTGGTGAAATTAAGTTATCTCTTATATATCACTCAAAGCGATCAGAAGCCACAGATCAAAGAGTTACTAGAGGAGCTATCACAGATTCCTTTTGAAGAAAATTATGATTACTGGACATGGGTAGAACATGCATTGGTTCTTCAAGCCCGTATCGCTCGTGAAAAAGAACAGCAAGGTTTGTATGATCAATCGATGCAATTGATAGAAGATGCGATCAATACCGGCGAAGAAACGGTAGTAAAAGTTAAACATAATGTGCAAGCCCGGTTCGTCAAAGGAGAAACGCTAAGTACCCAAACGATAGATGCAGCTATCAAGAAAAATGATACCTCTATGGAATGTGAGCAACGAATATTGTATGTGATGAAGCTTTTCAAAATCAAAGAATTAGGCGCTCAACCTCCTTATACAGATGAGAAAGTAGAGCAAGAAAGTACAGAATATATGAAGCGAATTAACGAGATTGTGGAGCAAGTCGGTATCGAGAAGGTGGAACCTTTCAAATGA